The Sporocytophaga myxococcoides genome contains the following window.
CCTGCTGGAAAAAACTATGGTATTACAGTTGAAGCTCCTGGCTATGTGTTTTATTCAAAGAACATAGATATCCCATCCCTTGATCATTATAAAGAAATTGATGATGAAATATGTATGGAGGGATTGAAGAAAGGTACTGTATTTGTACTTCGAAATGTCTTTTTTGATGTCAATAAAGCTACTCTGAGACAAGAGTCAGAGTCTGAATTGGAAAGGGTTCACGAGATACTGACATCTAACCCTTCTATTAAAATGCTTATATCTGGTCATACCGACAGTGATGGTAATGATGAATATAACCTTAAGTTGTCTGAAAACCGAGCTCATGCTGTTAAAGATTATTTGATTAACAAAGGTGTTTCTGCAGAAAGACTGTCCTATAAAGGTTATGGAGAAACAAAGCCGGTTGCACCTAATGATTCTCCTGATAATAAACAGCTGAACAGAAGAACAGAAATTGAGATTGTAGAATAACAAATCTGTTACCTTCATTTAATAAGTTGATGAGCATAAAAGGAGAGGAAACAGTAGGTTAATCCTTCAATTAAATTTTCTGGTTACCAGGAGATCAAAACCGGCAGGATAATTATTAACTGGGGGCTCTTTAATTTACAATTTAATCAGCTTCCAATTTAATTATTGATTTGTATTAAGAGAATGTTTCAGCTTATAAAAATAAAAAGCACAGAATGTTTTTCTGTGCTTTTTATTTTTAAAAACTCTTATATAATTTAATTATAAGAGAGATAGTTAAGGTTCTTAAAATTCTTAATTATTTCAGGAAATTTTTCTCCATAATTAAATTCAACCCATTTCTCAAGTTGAAGAGTTTCCTGTGGACTTAAGAGGTTAATTGATTTATTAAGTTCTTTTTCAAAAAGGCTTTTGTCGAAACTGACTTTTTCTAATATGTGAATACTGTATTCTAACATGGCTATTAATTTTTTATAACTGATTTAAAGCTGAAAACGGAAACAGAAAAAATAGGTTTGATATAACTTATTAATTTTTAATTAATACCACAAAAAAAGATAGTCTTACAGGACTATCTTTTGTTTATCAATCCAAGAACGAGGTCCATTCCTTCCTCTATTTTCCCTATCTCACCGCTTCAACCCCGTTGTTATATACTTAACATATTAAAATTTCATATTGTTTGAAACCCTCGAAAGAAATAAAAAAAAGGCTAGTAAAATCTTTTATTTTAATATTTTATGTGCTCTAGATTTAAAAGCCGGACTAGAAAAAGGTAACTGGTCTTGTAAGATGATTTTTAATTCTTTCATCAAATCTTCTTCTTTAGCAGATAAATTATAAGCAACTGTCATCGCAAAAGCTTTTATCGCCACTGGAACTTTAGGAGTAATTAAATAGTCAAAACAAATATCCAGTAATTCACCCTGAAGAGAAACTGGTATTTCCATAAATTGAAAAATGCGCAAACTATTCCGTTTTACCGAATCATGCGCATTTTTCTTTAGATTTTTGACCATCCTTTTTATATATGGTTTTATCAGATAAGGATGTTCTTCTGCAATGGTGCTTACAGCCCAAGATGCTCTTTGAACTAATCTTGTTTCTGCGGTAAAGAAAATCGTCATTAGTTCATCAAAACATTCCTGGTCATTGCTTATGTACTTGCAAATTTTATTGATTTGAGCTTTGGAATGTTCTTTTAATAATTCTTTTCTGATATCCATAATATAGAATAAAACAAAGCTTAAAACTTTGTTTCTGCAATTTATGGTAATGAAATCAGAGTATTATTAATTCTCCCGGACTATTTTATGACATAGTTTAACAGATAATCAATTTCCTTTTTTCTGTCAATAAAATCCCTTACATCAAAGCAGGATCCGCTCTCAAAAAGTTTTATGTTGTTATTTTTCATGTAGTTAAGTGCATGTTCAATAATAGATTCACGCACATTAATTTCTTTAAGGTTCGTAATGATCCTTGATATGTAATTACACGTGAATTCCCATAGGTCATCATTCACCACATTGTATTCAAGGAAATATTCTTTATCATCTATAAAAGTATAGAATTTCCTCTCTATGCTATCATGCAGGATATTCATAAGCTTCGGGGTTTTATTTTATAACAGTTGCAGATTTAAAATCGTGCGGTATAACGCAAAGGTTTATTCTTTTAATGGAAGATTTATACATAAGGCTGTGATTCTAAGGGATAAAAAAAGGTCCCGAAAATAGGACCTTTAAAAGGTGTTACTGTTTTAATATCTTTTTAGGTCTTCCGCTAAGCCAGATAACCATTACTGCAATAATTATAAGACCTCCGGCAAACATAGTCTGAGTGGTAAGTTTTTCATTGCCGACAAAAACACCTAAAATCACCGCTATAACAGGATTAACGTATGCATAAGTTGATACTTGTGAAGGATGTGCCACTTTAAGTAAATAGGCATAGGCAGTAAAGCCTATTAATGATCCAAATATGATAAGATAAACAAACGCCCATAAAGATTTAGAGCTTACGGAATGAAGATCGATATTAGTAAACTCTCCGCTGAAATATGAAATAATCAGCAATATTATTCCTCCGGAAAGCATCTGTAACCCTGTTGCTACTAAAGGAGAAGATGGAAATTTTGCTTTAGTACCGTATATAGAACCGAATGCCCATGCAAGTGTAGAAATTAATATTGCTAAAATACTTAATGAATCAGCTTTAATAAGATCCTTACCTGCTCCTGTACCGGTCATAAATACCATACCGCCGAGTCCGGTCAGGATGCCGACCCAAGTTAGCAGGTTAGGTTTATTTTCTGTTTTAAACATCCATAATAAAAGGACTATCCACACAGGTTCTATGGTAATCAAAAGCGCGGCTACAGAAGATGGTATTCTTAGTTCAGCCCATACCAGGCCTCCATTCCCTAATACCAATAATAGAAATCCTGCAATAGTGGATGTTTTTATTTCTTTAATATCAGGAACAGGCGCTCCCTTTAATCTTCCTGTCAGATATAATATTAATCCTGCAGCAAGAAATCGGGTACCTGCCATGAAAAAAGGAGGAAAACTTTCAATTGCATAGCGTATGCCCAGGTATGTAGATCCCCATATTATATAAACGGCGGCAAAAGCTCCTATAAGAAGCCAGTCTGTTGTTTTTCTCTCTTCTTTTAACATATTGTTATTTTTTAGAAGGCTTAATAACTACCAAATTTTCAGTTTAATTAGTTCCAGTTTGGTTTTGTGTATATACAAAAAAAAATCCCGGACAAAGCCCGGGATTTTCAATATCTGTATGGAATAAAACCTGTTTCTTTTAGCCAATACATATCCCGGACCGGTCTCTGCAAGGGACCGCAATAATTGCCGTGATATGGGATTTAAGCGTTAGCACTAGTTTTTATGTTATATAACAAACATATGAAGATTTCACTGATAAGACAAAGAAGAGATTTATTTTTTTTCAATTGTCTTATTTGACATATGTCAATTATAATTTTTAAAAAGATTTTTTAATTAGCAGAAGAAAATTATTGTTCAGATAATTAAGTAATTAATGATGTTGTACAAATAAGTTTGATCAGAAATTTTCAGGAAAATGAAAAAAATAAAATTTCTTTAAAATATTTTCTGAACTTATCCGTCACCACCCTTAAATGGAATCTTTACCAATATATATGACCCAGATTCAGAAGGATAAAATAGAGCAGACTGTCCGCGAGGAGAGAAGTAAGCTGTTTAATTTTATCAGGAAGAGGGTGAAAGCGAAAGAGGATGCTGAGGATATTCTGCAGGATGTCTTTTTTCAACTTACTCAGGCTTCAGGAAGTATAGATACCATTGACCAGATTACCTCCTGGCTATTCAGGGTGGCAAGAAACAAAATTACTGACCTTTACAGAAAGAAGAAACCGGAAACCTTCACAGACTATAATGATACTGTGAAAGATAATGAAGGTTTATTTCTTGAAGACATTTTACCAGACCTGGGAAACTCTCCGGACGATGAATATTTCAAAAACCTGTTGTGGGAAGCAGTGCAAGAGGCTCTAGACGAGCTGCCTGCAGAGCAGAAAGAAGTCTTTATGATGCATGAGTTTGAAGACCAGAGTTTTAAGGATATGTCAGAGCTCACAGGAGAGCCGGTTAATACATTGATCAGTAGAAAAAGATATGCAGTGCTTCACTTAAGAAAGCGTTTGCAGGAATTTTATAAAGAAATTAAAAAATAAGGAGTTATGGGTTTTTGTTTTAAAAAAGCGATCAAGTTTGTCATTCTTGGATTCCTGGCTGTAGCGCTGTTCGGATTCATTACAATGCAACTTTGGAACTGGCTGATACCTGAATTATTCCACGGCCCTTCCATCAATATATATCAGGCATTAGGTTTATTTGTTCTTTCTAAAATTCTCTTTTCGGGATTTGGAAGGAGAGGTTGCGGTGGACCTCGGCATAATCTCTTCTGGAGAAAAAGATTTGAGCGTAAAATGGCAAAACTAAGTCCGGAAGAAAGGGAGAAATACATGCAAAAGTTTTCCCACTGCTGGGGCGGAAATCCTTTTGAAAATCATTGTCAGGGAGAAAATGAAAAAGGAAACAATGTATGAGAATAAGCAACTTTTTGATCGAATACAACCTGACAAAGACTGTTGATGGACACGATGAGTTTTCAGATGACAAGACAAAAGAAAAACGGATGGTTGTTTCTGTAACAAATAATCTCAGTGAAATTTTTACGGATTTGTTGGACACTCATAGAAACGATAGTATTACAGGAATAGAAATAGTGTCAGTTGTCAATCTTATCGACAATCCCGGAATAAAAGGAATGAGCAATTATATTAACATTCCGGGCAATTAATGATTATAAATCAATGACCATTGGGATGTGCTGATTGATTATTTTATGTTGAATAGGTATCGGCAGATGGGATAATGGTCATTGATATTTTATTAAACTTTAGTAAGGTTAATGCTCTGTTTTCAATAGCCTCGCTCTTTATGGTGAGGCTATTTGAAAGTCAGATTCGTTTAAATCCTAAGGAAATTTTTAAAATCGATATAGATTTTATGGGGTATTCTAAGACTTATGAGATAATCTGGGCAGATATTGATGCAAACAGGCATTTAAGACACTCAGCCTACAATGATTATGCGGCTCAGGTGAGGGTAAGTTTCTTTAAAGACTTTGGTTTTTCGGTTGAAAAGCTTGCCAAACTGATGATTGGTCCAATACTTTTTAGTGAATATACTAAATTTCTAAGAGAAGTTGGTATGAACGACTCTATTACAGTTGATATAAAAGTAGCCTCTATGCGTAAAGATGCTTCAAGATGGAAGATCGTTCATCAGATATTCAGATCAGATGGAGTATTATCAGCTGTCATCACTGTAGAAGGAGCCTGGATGGATCTGAAAACCAGGAAGCTGACGGTACCTCCGCCGGAAATCCTTGATATGATTGAGCATATGCCAAGAACAGATGATTTTGAATTTGCTCCGGATAAAAGTTGATTGATTTACGGTGATCTTGAAATATTAAAGTGCTTCAGAATCATCAGGAAAAAGAAACAAACAATTTCTTTTATTACTAAAGAAAGGATCTGTGAAAATAAAGGGTTAAATTTAGATTTGCCTCTACTGATTTTTGCGGCATATTTAATTAATATTCAAATCCTTAAATAAAATCATGGAACCAATAAATTCACTGGGTCACGTAGCAGAATTTCATAAGACCTTTAAACATCCAATTGAGCCTGAACCAGTGATACCAAGTGAAAAAAGATGCAAGTTAAGAGTCGCTTTACTCGCCGAAGAGTTGAAAGAACTGGAAGAGGCAATTGAAAATAAAGATATTGTTGGTATAGCAGATGCTTTATGTGACTTGCAGTATGTATTGTCCGGAGCAGTGCTGGAATTTGGTCTGGGAAAGAAGTTTCCCGAGTTGTTTAATGAAGTACAGCGTTCTAATATGAGCAAGGTGTGTCACACTGTTGAGGAAGCAGAAAAAACTATTGCTCATTATAAAAACCTGGATAATACTGAAGCTTATTATACGGAGAGTGCGGGGAAATATCTTGTATACCGCAAATCTGATAATAAAACATTGAAATCAGTATTTTATTCTCCTGCAAATCTGGAAAAAATCGTAACGGATAAGTAATAGTTTTGAATTGCATATATCCCATAGTTGCAGGTGATTCTTTAATATAATTCATAGTTGATTGCTTAAATGATTTCAGCTATGAATTCCTCCCATATTTTGAAAAATTAAAGCTTGTTGAGATTTTGAAAAAGAAACAACTTCTTAAGTAAGCTTTAAAAATATTTTGGTTCATAAAGTTCTGAACTAAATGAATTTTTAAAAGTGATTTTATGAAAATCTATTTGAAAAATGCAGGTATTGTTATCCTGCTTTTGTTTGTAATGTCTTCCTGTAATGGGGTATTTGAGTACAGTCCATATGTTACTCAGGTTAAAGGGGGCATTAAGCATATTATCTCTAAAAATTCAGAGTGGCTTTATAAAATTCTTTCTGATACGGAGGATGATATCATATTTGCAGTGATCTCAGATACACATTATGACTATAAAGAGCTTGAGAAATTTATAGATCATGTAAACAACAGAAAAGATATAGCTTTTGTGGTAGTGGGTGGAGATATTGCTGATAAAGGGTTACTGAAAGAATATGAGTTTTTTGCGGAAATAATGAAAGAGCTTAATAAGCCCTATTTTACAGTTATCGGCAACCATGATTACCTGGCAGGAGGAAGGGAGGTATATCGACAAATGTTTGGGGCTTTTAATTATTCAATAGAAGCCGGTGGTAAAAAGATTGTTTTTTTTGATGATATATTTTGGGAAAGCAATAAAAGACCGGATTTTTTATGGCTGGAAAATGAACTTAAATCTGCTGGATCCAGCGACCTCGTTGTTATTACTCATATTCCTCCTTTTGGTGACCAGTTTTCCAAAGAGGACGAATTGATTTATGTAAACTTAATGAAAAAATATAAGGTGCAGATGTCTGTTCACGGACACGTTCACACATCTTATCAAGGTCATTTTTATAGTGATGAGACAAATTATGTAGTAGTGCCAAGTATGTTGAAGAAGGCCTTCTTTGAGATCACTCTCTCCGACAATATACAAGTCAAAGAATCAAAGTTGCCATGATTGGATTTTTTAAGAAAGCATTTTTATTGGTATTTATATTTGCAAACAGCAGATCTGCGTTTGCTGCTGATTCTACCTTGGTAAGAAAATACAGATTATTTCCGAGAGTATATACATTGCAATATGCAGGTAATTTGGGCTTTCTTTCCGGTGGGCTTGGGTATAGTCTTATAAAAGATAAAGTCCGGGTAGGACTATTTTACGGATATGTGCCTAAGATATTTTCAACCAAAGCAATTCATACCATAGCATTGAAAGGAACATTAAATTTGTTTAAATCAAGAGCTGGTCAGGACAAGTTATACATTGGAACTACATTTAATATGGAGACAGGTAACAACTCTTTCCTTAAGCTTCCGGATAAATATCCCAAAGGGTATTATCAAACCAATGCATTTCACTTTACAATCTTTACCGGAGTGAAATCTTATTTTGCTGTTCAGGACAGGAAGCTTAAAGGAGTCGAGCCTTATATCGAATGTGGTACAGTTGATACTTATTTATATTATTGTTTAACCGAAAAGCTAAGCTTATTAAAAATTTTAAGTTTATCAGCAGGGCTTAATTTAAAGTTTAAGTAGAATCCTGATTGCTATTACAAATTTAACTCAGCTGCTTTTTTTCTGAGCATTGTAACAATGCTGTTCATTTCTTCAGGATTGAGTTTTTTGCGGTTAGCACTGTCAATATGTACTTCACTTTTTTCCAGTTCCTGATACCAGTCGCCTGGGTTTGGTAAATCTCCGACTTTTCTAGGTACTACATGCATATGTACATGAGGCACAGATTGTCCTGCAGCTTCTTTTTCCTGTATAGCCCAGTCAAAGGCATCTGTGTTAAGGGCTTTGGTTAGTAAAAAAGCAACTTTTCTACCTAAGACCATAAATTCGGCTACTTCAGCATCAGTGAAATCAAACAGACTTTCAACATGTTTTTTGGGAATTATAAGAGAGTGTCCGGGAAGGACAGGCGCGATATTGTATATTGCAACGAAGTTTTCTGAACTAAGAAAACCATCCTGAACTCTTTTATCACAAAAAGGGCAAGCCATAAATTATTTATTGATTTTTGATCGCAATTTAATATTAAACTAAAATTAATCATTAACCATTGTAAATTCTGTTATTTACTAAATCACTGTGTTAAATTTATAATAAGTTGATTATCATTGATGTTCTTTTTGAATGGATAGTCCCTAGTAAAATTAACTTGTTTTAAATCTGTAATTTATCAGGAAATTGAATCTAATTACTCTTTTTTTTTCGTTATAAAGGTAGCATGAAATTTATCACCATTAAATCATTTGATAATCCTGTAGAAGCCAATATTGTTAAGGCAAAATTGGAAGATTCCGGTATTCCCTGCTTTTTAAAAGACGAAAATATTGTGGCAATCAATCCTTTATATGCTAATGCAACAGGGGGGATCAAATTACAGATCAATGAAAAGTTTAAGTTTCTTGCTCTTGAAATTCTGGGTCTTACAGAGCAATACTACGAACAAAGTCTGGTCTGTCCCGCATGTGGCTCTGATAAAGTACATTTTGTAAGTTCCAGTAAAAGTTTGAAAAACCTTTTCTCTTTTATCCTTTCTCTAGTAACGGTCACTTATCCTATATTCCTCAAAAAGGTATATAAGTGTGATGCCTGTGGCAAGGAATTCCCTATTGAAGATTAATAATCAAAGATTTAGTCGTATGGGTTATTTAAGTGTATTCGACATGCTTAAGATTGGCATTGGTCCTTCGAGTTCTCATACATTCGGGCCATGGACTGCAGCCAGGAAATGGATCCATGAATTGATATTCTCAGGCATTCCTTTTAATGAAATCAAGGTGGAGTTATATGGCTCCCTGGCTCTTACTGGTAAAGGACATTGTACAGACAAAGCCATTTTATTCGGATTAATGGATCTTGATCCGGAAGAGGTTGATGTTGATCTCCTGGAAGCTTATTTTAACAATGTTCGTGAGCATAAGATGATTTTTCCTGATTCTCTCAGAATTAGGTTTGATTTGTCTAGCGATATTCATTTTTTCAAGACTACTGTTTTGCCATTTCATTCCAATGGAATGAAGTTTAATGCATTTTTAAATGAAGCACTTGTCGCAGAAGATATTTTCTATTCAATAGGTGGAGGTTTTATAGTGAAGGAAGGAGAAAATGAGACAACGATAGCAGATAATAAAGAACTCCCATATCCATGTCTTAATCCTAAAGACCTTTTAACTTCAGCTCTTAAGCATCAAATGTCCATATCTGATCTTGTGCTTGAAAATGAAAAGATGCTCAGGCCTGAAATTGAAATAAAGGTCAAATTGATGAAGTTATGGAAAGTAATGAAAGAGGCGGCTTATGTAGGATGTCATCAGGAAGGCGTTTTGTCTGGAGGTCTGGAAGTGAAAAGACGTGCTGCAGCGTTAAACAAACAACTACTTAGAGTTCACGAATACAGCAATGCAGATGAATGGATTGAAGCAATGAAAGTCGGGCGTGATTTTAAAAAAGTAATTACCAGGATCAGTTGTCTTGCCCTTGCTATAAATGAAGTCAATGCGTCCATGGGACGTATCGTAACAGCCCCCACTAATGGTTCGGCAGGAGTAGTGCCAGCTGTTCTGTTTTATTATATATGCTTCTCGGGTCAGGAAGTAAAGAATGATGATATATGTCGTTTTCTTCTTACAGCAGGAGAAATAGGAAAATATTTTAAAACAGGGGCTACCATAAGTGCTGCGGCAGGCGGATGTCAGGCTGAAATAGGTGTATCCTCTTCAATGGCAGCAGCAGCATTAACAGAGCGTCTGGGTGGTTCTCCTGCTCAGGTTCTGATGGCAGCAGAAATTGCAGCAGAGCATCACTTGGGGCTAACCTGTGATCCCGTTGGTGGGCTGGTTCAGATCCCCTGTATAGAAAGGAATTCTATGGGAGCTATTAAAGCCATTACAGCCAGTATGATGGCCCTTGCTGGAAATCCTGATCACGCAAAGGTTAGTTTGGAGAATGTCATAAGTACGATGAAGCAAACTGCTGAAAATATGAATGAAAAATTTAAAGAGACTTCGCTTGGAGGACTGGCTGTTAATGTTTCGGTTAATATTCCGGAATGCTGAAAAAGTTAAAAGTAGAAAGTAAAAAGTTTAAAGTTAATGGTTTACAGTAAGCAAAATGATTCATAACATACTTTGGATTTTCTGTATTCAATCTTAGACTTTTATATTATTAAATTACTTAACCATTTTAGTCTGACGAACTTAAAATAAAGAATAATAACATAAGCCCAGAAATCAACTTTTTCAACTTTTAACTTTAAGCTTTTAACTTTCAACTTTTCACAAGAAA
Protein-coding sequences here:
- a CDS encoding EamA family transporter; the encoded protein is MLKEERKTTDWLLIGAFAAVYIIWGSTYLGIRYAIESFPPFFMAGTRFLAAGLILYLTGRLKGAPVPDIKEIKTSTIAGFLLLVLGNGGLVWAELRIPSSVAALLITIEPVWIVLLLWMFKTENKPNLLTWVGILTGLGGMVFMTGTGAGKDLIKADSLSILAILISTLAWAFGSIYGTKAKFPSSPLVATGLQMLSGGIILLIISYFSGEFTNIDLHSVSSKSLWAFVYLIIFGSLIGFTAYAYLLKVAHPSQVSTYAYVNPVIAVILGVFVGNEKLTTQTMFAGGLIIIAVMVIWLSGRPKKILKQ
- a CDS encoding RNA polymerase sigma factor, with the protein product MTQIQKDKIEQTVREERSKLFNFIRKRVKAKEDAEDILQDVFFQLTQASGSIDTIDQITSWLFRVARNKITDLYRKKKPETFTDYNDTVKDNEGLFLEDILPDLGNSPDDEYFKNLLWEAVQEALDELPAEQKEVFMMHEFEDQSFKDMSELTGEPVNTLISRKRYAVLHLRKRLQEFYKEIKK
- a CDS encoding acyl-CoA thioesterase — translated: MVIDILLNFSKVNALFSIASLFMVRLFESQIRLNPKEIFKIDIDFMGYSKTYEIIWADIDANRHLRHSAYNDYAAQVRVSFFKDFGFSVEKLAKLMIGPILFSEYTKFLREVGMNDSITVDIKVASMRKDASRWKIVHQIFRSDGVLSAVITVEGAWMDLKTRKLTVPPPEILDMIEHMPRTDDFEFAPDKS
- a CDS encoding nucleoside triphosphate pyrophosphohydrolase family protein, with translation MEPINSLGHVAEFHKTFKHPIEPEPVIPSEKRCKLRVALLAEELKELEEAIENKDIVGIADALCDLQYVLSGAVLEFGLGKKFPELFNEVQRSNMSKVCHTVEEAEKTIAHYKNLDNTEAYYTESAGKYLVYRKSDNKTLKSVFYSPANLEKIVTDK
- a CDS encoding metallophosphoesterase family protein, with product MKIYLKNAGIVILLLFVMSSCNGVFEYSPYVTQVKGGIKHIISKNSEWLYKILSDTEDDIIFAVISDTHYDYKELEKFIDHVNNRKDIAFVVVGGDIADKGLLKEYEFFAEIMKELNKPYFTVIGNHDYLAGGREVYRQMFGAFNYSIEAGGKKIVFFDDIFWESNKRPDFLWLENELKSAGSSDLVVITHIPPFGDQFSKEDELIYVNLMKKYKVQMSVHGHVHTSYQGHFYSDETNYVVVPSMLKKAFFEITLSDNIQVKESKLP
- a CDS encoding HIT family protein, whose product is MACPFCDKRVQDGFLSSENFVAIYNIAPVLPGHSLIIPKKHVESLFDFTDAEVAEFMVLGRKVAFLLTKALNTDAFDWAIQEKEAAGQSVPHVHMHVVPRKVGDLPNPGDWYQELEKSEVHIDSANRKKLNPEEMNSIVTMLRKKAAELNL
- a CDS encoding putative signal transducing protein, which produces MKFITIKSFDNPVEANIVKAKLEDSGIPCFLKDENIVAINPLYANATGGIKLQINEKFKFLALEILGLTEQYYEQSLVCPACGSDKVHFVSSSKSLKNLFSFILSLVTVTYPIFLKKVYKCDACGKEFPIED
- a CDS encoding L-serine ammonia-lyase, producing the protein MGYLSVFDMLKIGIGPSSSHTFGPWTAARKWIHELIFSGIPFNEIKVELYGSLALTGKGHCTDKAILFGLMDLDPEEVDVDLLEAYFNNVREHKMIFPDSLRIRFDLSSDIHFFKTTVLPFHSNGMKFNAFLNEALVAEDIFYSIGGGFIVKEGENETTIADNKELPYPCLNPKDLLTSALKHQMSISDLVLENEKMLRPEIEIKVKLMKLWKVMKEAAYVGCHQEGVLSGGLEVKRRAAALNKQLLRVHEYSNADEWIEAMKVGRDFKKVITRISCLALAINEVNASMGRIVTAPTNGSAGVVPAVLFYYICFSGQEVKNDDICRFLLTAGEIGKYFKTGATISAAAGGCQAEIGVSSSMAAAALTERLGGSPAQVLMAAEIAAEHHLGLTCDPVGGLVQIPCIERNSMGAIKAITASMMALAGNPDHAKVSLENVISTMKQTAENMNEKFKETSLGGLAVNVSVNIPEC